GGGTCGCCCTTAACTTCACCGTGAGGAGGCGTAAACCATGATGGTGCCGGAATTCACAGTTTCACTCTTCGTCCCGGCGGTCTACACGGGACTCATAGCAGGGTTCATAGCGCTCCTCGGGATATCATTCCAGAAGAACGACCTCAGCGCACTCATAATCACCGATATAGTGGGAATAGCAATGCTCGTCATCGTTGCAGCGGTTGGAACAGACCTTGCAGAGGCCCTCATACTCCCCGGGCTCGTGGTTGAACTGGCAGAGATAATGGCCATATCAGAGATACTCATCTCAAGGGAGATGAGGATCCGAGGTGAGGTGGAGGAAATTGAACGCGTGCCAATGGAACTTGAGGTCTTCAGGACAGCCCCCAACT
Above is a genomic segment from Methanothermobacter sp. containing:
- a CDS encoding EhaG family protein produces the protein MMVPEFTVSLFVPAVYTGLIAGFIALLGISFQKNDLSALIITDIVGIAMLVIVAAVGTDLAEALILPGLVVELAEIMAISEILISREMRIRGEVEEIERVPMELEVFRTAPNFLALVLIAYGVFLTGFTGGAVAGAGVLFYAATRKARGLPVAEWNGIAGVSGITWCLWLAGFIIFFTAPQLWLPALFLSGCGILIKVASKMGLIGVLAREEIMEAGGDE